From Hydra vulgaris chromosome 07, alternate assembly HydraT2T_AEP, a single genomic window includes:
- the LOC136082588 gene encoding uncharacterized protein LOC136082588 produces the protein MLTFKNYIVANYSIGLYHNINALKNAKKNAAKSKNQWIFLQRCVKHCIIPRFLRIKNPLNSKFSKCLMIKVKKDLLLHTQKLAKKRYFNNIISIKKLEEFIKSCVNNEDFQKITNITDKSYEHMFLQSRNKLKNKFDLLIKESRYKNNDNLRKYKFIKEVTLNLCVDNIKTHQKKLLGLGPNFVPIPSKVPYMDIISITETAALKLKYSNKNTDANKLRQDVLRVLKIHKPVSTNLDKDQFKALKELKSSNTISIYPFDKGSGFVRINKTDALKKIEEQLGKSKSINYDPTQKLLRKVQNTLRNLKTKFTKNEFDQFIQVTPLLHDYMVSSKHTNQLITTQCEL, from the coding sequence atgttaacttttaaaaattatattgtcgCCAATTATAGTATTGGATTATATCATAACATCAACGCATTAAAAAACGCAAAGAAAAACGcagcaaaatcaaaaaatcaatggATATTTCTTCAAAGATGTGTTAAACATTGCATCATCCCAAGATTTCTTCGTATAAAAAATCCACTGAACAGTAAATTTAGTAAATGCTTAatgataaaagttaaaaaagatctGCTTCTACATACCCAAAAGCTagcaaaaaaaagatatttcaacAACAtaatttcaatcaaaaaattagaagaatttataaaatcatGTGTAAATAatgaagattttcaaaaaattacaaacattaCAGATAAGTCCTACGAACATATGTTTTTGCAATcgagaaataaactaaaaaataaatttgatttattaatcaAGGAAagtagatataaaaataatgataaccTAAGAAAGTACAAGTTTATAAAAGAGGTAACACTTAATTTATGCGTTGATAATATCAAAACACATCAGAAAAAATTACTAGGTTTAGGACCTAACTTTGTTCCTATTCCGAGTAAAGTTCCATATATGGATATAATAAGTATAACTGAAACGGCagctttaaagttaaaatattcaaacaaaaatactGATGCAAATAAACTTAGACAAGATGTACTTCGAGTTTTGAAAATTCATAAACCGGTTTCTACAAATTTAGATAAGGATCAGTTCAAAGCTCTCAAAGAACTTAAGTCTAGCAACACAATTAGTATTTATCCGTTCGATAAAGGATCAGGCTTTGTTCGAATTAATAAAACCGAtgctcttaaaaaaattgaagaacaaCTCGGAAAATCTAAAAGCATAAACTATGATCCAACTCAAAAACTCCTTCGCAAAGTTCAGAATACTTTACGAAATCTGAaaacaaagtttacaaaaaatgaatttgatCAATTTATCCAAGTGACGCCACTCCTCCACGATTATATGGTGTCATCAAAGCACACAAACCAACTAATAACTACCCAATGCGAATTATAG